From a single Syngnathus typhle isolate RoL2023-S1 ecotype Sweden unplaced genomic scaffold, RoL_Styp_1.0 HiC_scaffold_36, whole genome shotgun sequence genomic region:
- the LOC133147247 gene encoding uncharacterized protein LOC133147247 has translation MKIPKEGGATAKLQNHCQNKNRQRARIGTKMGMIKLWWIMCLLNLSLRTSRAAQPTTEETNSSTISIVTTHPPQAQMTTLSTTTLSQLPPEVVPPENNATQQDPAADAQSATESGRSGTLSNVEGVLGGAAILPCNCRKEEGSLCRRTAEWEDNTEPLDVDRGRARDSMDSELDIRTLYGQQALGRGTWHDPPWEDSVDWTLPQHALTHEKGGYSLGF, from the exons atgaagatccccaaagagggaggcgcgactgcgaaactgcagaaccactgccagaacaagaatcgccagagggcccgaatcgggacaaagatgggcatgatcaagctgtggtggataatgtgtctgctgaacctgtccctgaggacatcgcGGGCAGCACAGCCGACGACAGAGGAAACCAACAGTTCAACGATATCAATCGTGACGACGCACCCTCCCCAGGCGCAGATGACGaccctcagcacaacaacactgagccaactaccgccagaggtagtgcccccagagaacaacgccacccagcaggacccagcggcggacgcccagtccgccacagagtccggccggagcggtacattgagcaatgttgagggagtgttggggggggctgcaatactgccatgcaattgcagaaaggaagaagggtccctgtgcagacgcaccgccgaatgggaagacaacaccg aacccctggatgtggaccggggccgtgcaagggactctatggacagtgaactggacataaggactttgtatggacagcaggccctgggcaggggtacctggcacgacccaccatgggaagattcggtggactggactctgcctcagcacgcactcacacatgagaaggggggctacagtttggggttttga